The Clavelina lepadiformis chromosome 3, kaClaLepa1.1, whole genome shotgun sequence region TAGCTTATGTAAGATGCTAACTTTTATTGTACAGTAAAAATATTCCTACAAACAATTAATGGTCGAGAAAACATAAGTTAGCTCAGTGTTGTAATTACTGGAGTCACGTTATGACAATTGTGACAACAAAAATAGAGCTCTAAGTAAGAAAAACTGATATTTTGGGAAAAAATTACACTTTTCTGTAACAAGTATTAACTAAATTGTAAACAACCATGACGTAATACTAACCAATTTAATGCAACGGATAGTGTGACCccagaaaagttttaaagttaaaggCCTTGATTTCACTCGAGTAACAAGTTAACTTGACTCATGACTTGATTACATACAAACCTGGGTTAGCCTCCTGCTCCTACCGTACGGCCATAAAGTgcatgtaattttttttctcaGAACAACCACTAAGTTTGTCAACCACATAAAACGAAAAgaagttttgaagaataagagCTTGGCGGTCACAAAACTGTTTCTACATCACAAAGCGCAGCCATGAAACTAAATTAAGTTTGCAAAACGTATATCTGCATTATATCTAAAACTTGGTGGGTAAAGTTAATTTCATTGTGGCTTGCGCCAAACGCGTATAAAGCATTATCTCACAGCAATGAAAGAATCcgtttttaaaatgttgtctGAATGGTGTAgcccaggggtgggcaaactacggcccgcgggcccattttatgcggcccgccggcacttgcagaaactcctactcatcacttattgttttaattaaacaggttacatgacaaaaatattcttccctttacgagtgtgtttttctcttcactttcagtgcgtaaacacacacacgtcagtcgcgcatgtattgcaacatgctctcagcaactagccgtacacttctcacgcattgtttgattcaattgtttgatcataaaatacaaatacggtagcggctaccgtaggcctaccCGTACTTCTACTTTCCTCCAAATAGCTTTTCATTGTTATTTGAGACGCACAGTTTAATGTTTTCTACTTCGAcaggatttttgttaaaaaataaaagatttatatttttactctgttaaaataatttgtgcTGTTAAGAAGCGAAAGATTGAAGACGAAAGTCGTGTTTTCAATAAGAAATGGACTGTTAAATACTATTTTATCGAAATTGGGAATAAAGCAGTTTGCTTGTTATGCCGTGAGTCCGTGGCTGTTTTCAAGGAGTACAATTTAAAAAGACACAACCAAactaaacgtaactgagtgtgaaatacaaaaattgtgtttaatatgaatatgcgtttatttacacaccgggtaaattttcctactttgtaatgagagtgtgcggcccccgtctgcaacattttttcaaatgtggccctcagtacaaaaagtttgcccacccctggtgtagcccaaaagcaaaaacttgcAAACACGTTTCGACTCTTATGCGTTAGTACGGTCACAAAGAACCGCTTGGATACGCTGTGAAACGGCCATAATTGTCCAGCATTTCGGTTTTGTGGCTGTTTCGATTTTTAATGTGGCAGTTTCGAAGTCATTTCTGGACGCCAAATGGGTAactataagatgtctatgaccTGATTTTGGTTACTGGCAGAGAATTTGAAGTAGCTGAGCTTGTATTAGGTTAGCGTCCTTCGAGATTTCTTTGAAAATGGCTGAACACGTCATCTGTATAACAGCAAACGCAGGACTTCCTTTGTTGACACGATCAAAACCAGGTGCTACTGCTAGCTGCTATTATGCAATAACATTTAGATAGGTTGCttatttgttgaatttttatcaagtttttttaacttggCTTTTCAAGCCCATTTGAGTAGGCCTAGTTTTGGCCTTTTTTGACGACATTGTTAGCCTAATAAAACAGTAATATGGGTCAAAAATTAGTGTTAACCTTGTAATTGTAACTGGAGTAAAGTAGGATGCTAAACCTAGCCaatatgtaggctacatttGCTAACACAATAGTGACAGACGTTTAGGGTCTCTTTTACTTTCGCACTCTCACATGAAGGTCTGAATGGGAAGGATTTGTGAGGTCATTCGGGAGATgttatgacgcaataattcCACAGTATTCGATCTTGATATgagagtgcaaaagtaaaaatttattcaatgtTCTGTTGTTTCTTGTATTTATTGTAattaataattgcaaaaaagtggCTTAGCTTATGTTCGCCTATTGATAACCATAGTTTTCCATTTCAGGATGCCCACCAATGACATtcccttttattggttctcTTTTCGGCGTTCATATGTTTGGTTCAAATCAAGGTGCATCACTGCAAAGCACAGTCACAGTTCATCACAGAGTCGTCTGGAAGACATACCACGgtttgtattaataacaaacatttttatctaaCCCGTCCTGAATTTTAAAGCTATTGTACAACAACAGTTTTGACATTGTAAAAACAAGCCTTTGCACATATCACAAGCAAATAAACCTTTTCACTTAACTTGAAGGCTTAGCTATAGCACTTCCACATTCACCATGTTATAGCATTAAGCCTACTCCATTGACACTTTCAAGTGGTTTTTGAACTTCTGCAAACTTGACTTTTTTCTTGTTCGCTGCACGATTTACTGACAGTCTTGatgtcaaataaaatattgtacAATTGAGGCAagtatgaaagtttttttgttgtgcttGCAGAGGCTGAAATTTTGATGTAATGTTGTTCACTGCTGTCTCTCATCATCTCATCAAATATTTAGAGAGCATAGTTTTGATTGTGGTCGCATCAAATGAGGacaggaaaagtaaaaatCAACCTGTGACCAACCGAAGGGAGTCAGATTCTGCCCTCGAACTTCAGCAATCTTCTCGAAACTTGACATCAACTGTTCCCGATGATCATTTATTTCGTCTTGCGGACAATATTTTCAATGCTTTGGTGATGTTGATAGGTAAATTATGGGAGTGTTCATTGTGTGTTTGCTTACTCTATTTTCACTTGCATCTTTAGCTGTTTTTAAAAGCCAAAGTGTTTTGATTGAAGTTAAAAGGAAATTGATCCAGATGCATTATCCCTGGGTTTACTATCATCGTTTGTTTAGGCATTGATGATTTGGTGAAATTCCGAAGCATTGATCATCTAAAAAAAGCCTTGAAATCTAGTTATCATATTATTGATTCTTTTCTTGAATCAGGTTGGTGTGACAGTGTGCTGCTATGTTGTGTTTTTTGCTTAAAGTTTATTTCAGTTACAAGTAACTTGCTTTCATTTATGCAGACACAGTTATgaagaaaaacgaaaattgtCCATTATTTGGTGATCTGACTCAATGCGTGGATGTAGCAGTAAATACAGAGGCAAAATTTCTAGAGAAGGTATTTCACCAATGTCTTGTTCGAATCGAATCGCTTAAATTCTAGATTTATATTCAGCTCTAAACACCGGTTTCAATGCAATtcatttgtaaaatgtttcttcGCTGCAGGAACATCTACAAGAGTTTGCCAAAGCAGCAGGCAGCAAATATGGATGCCTGGTGGTAGATGGAAGGCTGCTGTGTGCGACAGAGAGTTGGTGGCTTCTTGATGGCCAGGAACTTGCTCTACTGAGCAGAGTAAGTTGATCTGTTCAATTCATAAATAAATCAGCCGATAAAGacatttatttaaatcttTCGATGGAACAAGCTGTGTTAAGAAatctgttttcaaattttcattcTTGATATCGTTGTCGTTATTTAAGCTTAATTTTTGCTCAAGTAATTCAGTTATGTTAAATTTATCACTACCAAGGCAAACAAGGATGTTGTAATGCCAGGTACTAGCATGGTTTCTACTTCAGTTTCTGCAATCATTTCTTCATGAGCACTTAGTgagttttgcattttcatttcaagCTTATTTCACTTTTCCCTCCGTCTGTAACGGCGAGTGACATCCCCGTATTCCTCCCGAATGTGAGCCCGGCAATTCCGCATCGACTTGTCATGCTCACCCTCATCGTACGGCCGAGGGGCGGGGTGAGGGTGTGTGTCCTGTGTGGCCCCGAACCTTCATTGATGGAAATCGAGGAACGGTTTGTGCAAaggtaaaattaatttatattttacactTTCTCTTCAGCCAGTGTTAAGGTTAACAAACCAGCAAACCTGTTCCAGCTGAGACTTTATTCTATCGCTTGCTTTCACCCCAACTTCTGTCTTACTAATttgtataaataaatttataactatttgttatatttttaaatattatgatAAATAAATTTACGATTTACTACTTTTCTTTAACTGATTTTAGGAACACCAAAGCTAGGAGATTTTTTGTAACTCAGAAGTTAGTTTTAGAATATtccattttaaacaaactccTGTCTTCTAGTTTCTGGGGTCCTGTGACGAACAATTTGCAGAGATGTTGCACTCCAACCCCCATCCCAGATGCCACAACATCCCTCCTGCCGTCTGATCTTCTCGCTTTCCTCCTGGTAGACATAGAAATCAATCGATGTTTGGCATATTTCACGCCACCTGGTGGGAAGGAAATTGTTAATcgaagaaaacaacaaaaatcaacGAGTGATTATGAACCATCGTGGCTCTACGATAAACTGGTTGAATTTTACAAGTGAGTAATAACCAGAATTTCTATGTTGTTGGTAGAACTGCATTAATTTGCAATCATAAAGACATTAGCAAAGATTTGACGATAGCAATTCTTTTGGATATTGGCAGAACTGTGTCTAAACCcttattattgtttattgacaaaaaaattaacttaaccCTTGAGGTGCTTCCCCTATCCTGCTTTTGTGATATCTTCCATGTAACTTATCAGCATACTTGTCTTAAGTCTTTAGCATAATTGCCCATATTTAGTTCTTAGGCTCATGGCTTTAAAGCAATTTCTGTTATATGAGCCAATGCTAAGTAAGctgattattttttattaacttcATTGCAGATGCGTTGTGGGAACTTCTTTTCCATTTCCTGAAAACGAGGATGACACTTCTCGCGATAGCACGCCTCATGCGGGCATAGCTCATTATCGTTGTTTGAGACGTCACAAATGCTTTGCTCTTGTTAAGTCACAATACcaattgtttgctttataCTCAAAGGAGACGCCCACCTATGCAATGCAAGGTCTCACTGAAAGAATTCTTAAAGTCCTTTCAAAAGACGATCTTCTATGAAATGGACCTCGATAGAACAGAAGCTTGTTTGTCGAGTGACGTTCATCTAAAGAAATGCGCTCTTTCAAATATAGTCACTGTGGGTCCCAACTTGAGGTCCGCGAATTATACTTTAATTCGTCATAGATAGCCTATTAAGTAACAGTTTCGGAGTTGGGGTCCGCGGGAAAGGAATTAT contains the following coding sequences:
- the LOC143448917 gene encoding protein fuzzy homolog isoform X1 produces the protein MAEHVICITANAGLPLLTRSKPGCPPMTFPFIGSLFGVHMFGSNQGASLQSTVTVHHRVVWKTYHESIVLIVVASNEDRKSKNQPVTNRRESDSALELQQSSRNLTSTVPDDHLFRLADNIFNALVMLIGIDDLVKFRSIDHLKKALKSSYHIIDSFLESDTVMKKNENCPLFGDLTQCVDVAVNTEAKFLEKEHLQEFAKAAGSKYGCLVVDGRLLCATESWWLLDGQELALLSRLISLFPPSVTASDIPVFLPNVSPAIPHRLVMLTLIVRPRGGVRVCVLCGPEPSLMEIEERFVQSFWGPVTNNLQRCCTPTPIPDATTSLLPSDLLAFLLVDIEINRCLAYFTPPGGKEIVNRRKQQKSTSDYEPSWLYDKLVEFYKCVVGTSFPFPENEDDTSRDSTPHAGIAHYRCLRRHKCFALVKSQYQLFALYSKETPTYAMQGLTERILKVLSKDDLL
- the LOC143448917 gene encoding protein fuzzy homolog isoform X2; translation: MTFPFIGSLFGVHMFGSNQGASLQSTVTVHHRVVWKTYHESIVLIVVASNEDRKSKNQPVTNRRESDSALELQQSSRNLTSTVPDDHLFRLADNIFNALVMLIGIDDLVKFRSIDHLKKALKSSYHIIDSFLESDTVMKKNENCPLFGDLTQCVDVAVNTEAKFLEKEHLQEFAKAAGSKYGCLVVDGRLLCATESWWLLDGQELALLSRLISLFPPSVTASDIPVFLPNVSPAIPHRLVMLTLIVRPRGGVRVCVLCGPEPSLMEIEERFVQSFWGPVTNNLQRCCTPTPIPDATTSLLPSDLLAFLLVDIEINRCLAYFTPPGGKEIVNRRKQQKSTSDYEPSWLYDKLVEFYKCVVGTSFPFPENEDDTSRDSTPHAGIAHYRCLRRHKCFALVKSQYQLFALYSKETPTYAMQGLTERILKVLSKDDLL